One stretch of Thermanaerosceptrum fracticalcis DNA includes these proteins:
- the tnpA gene encoding IS200/IS605 family transposase — MRQFDTNNHSVFLLTYHLVLVTKYRRQVIDDTIAVRIREIGETIGKNHHVIFLEYNHDRDHIHILFKTHPNTVLSKYINAFKSASSRLIKKEFPQVRQQLWKECFWSQSYCLLTTGGATLEILKKYIESQGEKR; from the coding sequence ATGCGACAATTTGACACGAATAATCATTCGGTATTTTTGCTCACTTATCACCTAGTCCTGGTTACCAAATACCGCCGCCAGGTAATTGATGACACCATTGCCGTCCGCATCCGGGAGATCGGGGAAACCATTGGCAAGAACCATCACGTCATATTTTTGGAATACAATCATGACCGGGATCATATCCACATCCTCTTCAAAACTCATCCCAATACAGTCCTGTCCAAATACATCAACGCCTTCAAGAGTGCATCTTCCCGCCTCATCAAAAAGGAGTTTCCTCAGGTCCGGCAGCAACTCTGGAAGGAATGTTTTTGGTCCCAAAGCTATTGTCTCCTAACCACTGGTGGAGCAACATTGGAAATCTTAAAAAAATATATCGAATCCCAAGGGGAAAAGAGGTGA
- a CDS encoding RNA-guided endonuclease InsQ/TnpB family protein, with product MQFVYRFEIHPIHEQEQKLFYILKLCRKLYNHALNERKTAYKESGQGLTYCQQQNALPIFVEANPEYKKVHSQVLQDVLHRLDFAFQRYFAKEAGYPRFKNRDHYRSFTYPQVDAVKKTFSQPGFIFLSKIGFVKIKAHREFPAGSVSRVNVKYHGGKWYVNLTAEIPETKPVPVYKNVVGIDMGLSHFAALSDGTIVDPPKYFRQSEKKLARAQRRLSRKKKGSNNRGKAKEKVAKIHAKIANQRKDFLHKTSAAIVKQFDVVVMEDLRVKNMVRNHRLAKSIYDAGWGQFQKYVGYKCQRYGKVFVLVDPKGTSQTCLCGENVPKDLSIRIHECPACGLVMDRDLVSAKLILERGLEKIARV from the coding sequence ATGCAGTTTGTCTACCGATTTGAGATTCACCCTATCCACGAACAAGAACAGAAATTGTTCTACATCTTAAAACTCTGCCGCAAACTCTACAACCATGCCCTGAACGAAAGGAAAACCGCTTACAAAGAATCCGGGCAAGGTCTTACTTACTGCCAGCAGCAAAACGCCCTCCCCATCTTTGTTGAGGCCAATCCTGAGTATAAAAAGGTACATAGCCAGGTACTCCAGGATGTTTTGCACCGCTTGGATTTTGCTTTTCAACGGTACTTCGCTAAAGAGGCAGGGTATCCAAGGTTCAAAAATCGGGATCACTACCGTTCTTTCACCTATCCCCAAGTGGATGCCGTGAAGAAAACTTTCAGCCAACCGGGATTCATCTTTCTTTCAAAAATCGGCTTTGTGAAGATAAAGGCCCACCGGGAGTTTCCGGCAGGTTCCGTATCTCGGGTCAACGTCAAATATCACGGGGGCAAGTGGTATGTGAATTTGACGGCGGAGATCCCTGAAACAAAACCGGTGCCGGTTTACAAAAACGTGGTGGGGATTGACATGGGACTTTCCCATTTTGCCGCTCTTTCAGATGGCACCATAGTCGATCCCCCAAAATATTTTCGCCAATCGGAGAAAAAGCTGGCCAGGGCACAGCGGCGGCTTTCCCGCAAAAAGAAAGGTTCCAACAACCGAGGGAAAGCTAAAGAAAAGGTGGCTAAGATCCATGCCAAGATCGCTAACCAAAGGAAAGATTTCCTGCACAAAACCAGTGCGGCAATCGTGAAACAATTCGATGTGGTGGTCATGGAAGATCTCCGGGTTAAAAACATGGTCAGAAATCACCGACTAGCAAAAAGCATCTATGATGCAGGATGGGGCCAGTTTCAGAAATATGTGGGGTATAAATGCCAGCGGTACGGTAAGGTTTTTGTGCTGGTGGACCCCAAAGGGACTTCCCAAACTTGCCTTTGCGGGGAGAATGTCCCAAAAGACTTGAGCATCCGTATTCACGAGTGTCCAGCTTGCGGCCTGGTGATGGACCGGGATCTGGTAAGTGCCAAATTGATCCTGGAGCGGGGACTTGAAAAGATTGCCAGAGTATAG
- a CDS encoding EAL domain-containing protein: protein MEWELSLAPHFKQTRALVQSMQARGLSVWADDVTPHTLEMWLKVGVNGLKVEIEAIKNDNSFIDQLKITKLPIIIEKVETESQHEFIKNLGIVLAQGFYYGKPKENDKTEKIKIKTSV from the coding sequence GTGGAGTGGGAGTTAAGCCTGGCTCCTCATTTTAAACAGACAAGGGCTTTGGTGCAAAGTATGCAGGCCAGGGGACTATCTGTTTGGGCGGATGATGTAACCCCCCATACGCTTGAAATGTGGCTAAAAGTGGGCGTAAACGGACTTAAGGTGGAAATTGAGGCGATAAAGAACGACAATTCCTTTATAGACCAGCTCAAAATAACAAAACTGCCGATAATCATTGAAAAAGTGGAAACGGAGTCTCAGCACGAATTTATAAAAAACTTGGGTATAGTATTGGCCCAGGGTTTTTACTACGGAAAACCTAAAGAAAATGATAAAACAGAAAAAATAAAAATAAAAACGTCCGTTTGA
- a CDS encoding sigma-70 family RNA polymerase sigma factor, whose product MFCLSIVFATKDNASHFKEEMLLLKYRTTKNPAYLELLCEHIRGLLLFLVSRFFIKGYDKEDILQIAYIGAMQAIETWNKDKGTLKNFICLCARREIISELAKWKRQARIADNTAVSMEHILSNREKAEYKEVEIKLSCSTSPESIYLQKECSLELNQAIFRQFSDLEKNVLLLRMEGKTYEEMSQILCVGTKSIDNALSRIKKKLTKLILKKER is encoded by the coding sequence GTGTTTTGTCTGTCAATAGTTTTTGCAACAAAAGATAACGCAAGTCATTTTAAAGAAGAGATGTTGTTGTTAAAGTATAGAACCACCAAAAACCCGGCGTATCTTGAACTTTTATGCGAACACATCAGGGGTTTGCTTTTGTTTTTGGTCAGTCGCTTTTTTATAAAGGGCTACGATAAAGAAGATATATTGCAAATAGCCTACATCGGTGCAATGCAGGCAATCGAAACCTGGAACAAAGATAAAGGAACGCTTAAGAATTTTATCTGTCTTTGTGCGAGAAGAGAAATAATATCTGAATTGGCAAAATGGAAAAGACAGGCAAGAATTGCAGACAACACGGCTGTTAGTATGGAGCACATTCTAAGCAACCGGGAAAAAGCCGAGTATAAAGAAGTAGAAATTAAACTAAGTTGTTCCACAAGTCCTGAGTCTATATATCTTCAAAAAGAGTGCTCGTTGGAACTAAACCAGGCGATATTCAGGCAATTTTCGGATTTAGAGAAAAACGTGCTTTTGTTAAGAATGGAAGGAAAGACCTATGAAGAGATGTCGCAGATTTTGTGCGTAGGAACTAAAAGTATCGACAACGCCTTAAGTCGCATCAAGAAAAAACTAACAAAACTTATTCTAAAGAAAGAGAGGTAA
- a CDS encoding ParM/StbA family protein yields the protein MFKIAIDLGYGFVKGINEAGKSILIRTAVGTGVNRQLSTFFGANEKSRDHVIISQGGVEKQYFIGNLARKEARDCSSPFEKNKIDNPSTKVLLAAAFAILNENNNEPVHIVTGPPLLYAAEQKESFRKALMEFNAVLQFVGEEKFHIIKFDKVTVFPQGAAVVYHLLKKNPELAQPGKSFVIVEIGYKTTEILMFEITSDKRIQPISGYSTTLELGMNFVEKAIDEFFFQKTGSKLIPAALDRVMNGFPVVSYNGREINLEEARNNAKDEMVRSIIDGVTQTLGEQIGFTNKLIFAGGVMQDEYISKKIKAVMTNDPVIIENSQFANALGMLEVARAVELKEAREGKA from the coding sequence ATGTTCAAAATTGCTATTGACCTGGGTTATGGTTTTGTAAAAGGTATTAACGAGGCAGGTAAGTCCATACTGATCAGAACGGCAGTCGGTACGGGAGTAAACCGACAATTATCGACATTTTTTGGAGCGAACGAAAAGAGCAGGGATCATGTGATTATCAGTCAGGGCGGAGTGGAGAAGCAATATTTTATTGGCAACCTGGCCCGGAAAGAAGCAAGAGACTGCTCCAGCCCTTTTGAAAAAAATAAAATAGACAACCCGTCAACCAAGGTGCTTTTAGCGGCAGCCTTTGCCATTTTGAACGAAAATAACAATGAGCCGGTACATATCGTAACCGGTCCGCCATTGTTGTATGCTGCCGAGCAAAAGGAATCCTTTAGGAAGGCCCTGATGGAATTCAACGCCGTTTTGCAGTTTGTGGGGGAAGAAAAATTTCATATCATAAAATTTGATAAAGTAACAGTTTTCCCGCAGGGTGCGGCTGTGGTTTACCACCTCTTGAAAAAAAATCCGGAACTGGCCCAGCCGGGAAAATCTTTTGTCATAGTGGAGATAGGCTACAAAACTACGGAAATACTGATGTTTGAAATAACGAGTGATAAAAGGATACAGCCTATCAGCGGATATTCAACGACTCTGGAGCTGGGCATGAACTTTGTGGAAAAAGCCATAGATGAATTCTTTTTCCAGAAAACGGGGAGTAAACTGATTCCGGCGGCACTGGACCGGGTAATGAACGGGTTCCCGGTTGTGAGCTACAACGGCAGGGAAATAAACCTTGAGGAAGCCCGTAACAATGCCAAAGACGAAATGGTAAGGAGTATAATTGATGGGGTCACCCAGACATTGGGCGAACAAATCGGGTTTACAAACAAGCTCATCTTTGCCGGGGGAGTCATGCAGGACGAATATATCAGCAAAAAGATAAAAGCCGTAATGACAAACGATCCGGTCATAATCGAAAACAGTCAATTCGCCAACGCCTTGGGTATGTTGGAAGTGGCCAGAGCCGTCGAATTGAAAGAAGCCAGAGAAGGAAAGGCGTAA